The bacterium genome contains a region encoding:
- a CDS encoding glycosyltransferase family 1 protein, which yields MTKPNIALMGSRGIPACYGGFETLFEELAPRLVELGFDVTVYCRSRYTARDCRKFKGVRLVRLPSLYAKYTETPVHTALSCLHAITRGYDAALMVNGANAIFVPWLELRGTPVALNVDGIEKQRAKWGRVGRAVYAISEFLAVTLPARLVTDAKVIESHYRRHYGASSATIAYGVEPRPLPAGPTLAELGLRPREYFLYVSRFEPENNPHRVTEAYRAVGGGLPLVMVGDAPYSRNFIADLKARSDSRVLFPGAIYGDGYRELLSGALAFVQATEVGGTHPALVEAMGYGNCVVVNDTPENREVAGDTALYFRADRPATLTEQLERIRRNPDPFEWLRAAAARRARTRYSWERVARRYAALLSDMTGRAHL from the coding sequence ATGACAAAACCGAACATTGCCCTGATGGGTAGTCGGGGCATACCAGCCTGTTACGGCGGTTTCGAGACTTTGTTCGAAGAGCTCGCCCCGAGGCTGGTCGAGCTGGGGTTCGACGTCACCGTCTACTGCCGCTCCCGCTACACCGCTCGGGACTGCCGGAAGTTCAAGGGCGTCCGTCTCGTTCGCCTACCGAGCCTCTACGCGAAATACACCGAAACGCCGGTCCACACGGCTCTTTCCTGTCTGCACGCGATAACCCGCGGTTACGACGCCGCGCTGATGGTCAACGGCGCCAACGCTATTTTCGTACCGTGGCTCGAGCTCAGAGGAACTCCGGTGGCCCTCAATGTCGACGGCATCGAGAAACAGCGCGCCAAGTGGGGACGCGTGGGACGGGCAGTGTACGCGATCTCCGAGTTCCTCGCGGTGACGCTGCCGGCCCGACTCGTGACCGATGCGAAGGTCATCGAGAGCCACTACCGACGGCACTACGGAGCCTCTTCTGCGACAATCGCCTACGGCGTAGAGCCCCGTCCGCTGCCAGCCGGACCGACGCTGGCCGAGCTCGGGCTCCGGCCACGGGAGTACTTTCTCTACGTCAGCCGGTTCGAGCCGGAGAATAACCCTCACCGCGTTACGGAGGCTTACCGAGCCGTCGGCGGGGGGTTGCCGCTCGTCATGGTGGGAGACGCGCCATACTCGCGAAACTTCATTGCCGACCTCAAGGCCAGGTCGGATTCGAGAGTCCTGTTTCCCGGAGCGATCTACGGCGACGGCTACCGCGAGCTGTTGTCGGGCGCTCTCGCTTTCGTGCAGGCGACCGAAGTGGGTGGCACCCACCCGGCCCTGGTCGAAGCCATGGGCTACGGCAACTGCGTCGTCGTCAACGACACGCCGGAAAACCGGGAAGTCGCAGGCGACACCGCGCTCTACTTCCGAGCGGATCGGCCAGCGACGCTCACCGAGCAGCTGGAGCGAATCCGTCGGAATCCCGATCCATTCGAATGGCTACGTGCTGCCGCTGCAAGACGCGCTCGAACGCGCTACTCCTGGGAGCGAGTAGCCCGACGCTACGCCGCGCTCTTGAGCGACATGACCGGCCGCGCGCATCTATAA
- a CDS encoding tetratricopeptide repeat protein, which yields MKRDWTLWIALLVLFGGLATVTRAQDENEEVAPSRSHETTLLPEFVVPADTEPVVVDQLRELHHFAGEILSDSARSDADRAEAVGELGRHYHAYGFSREATDCYELAGTLAPRDFRWTYLLGYLAQGEGRLEEARGRYEKALSIVPGVSPTLIRLAAVYAELGNADKAEWLYREALRTDPASSAAEAGLGELLLGQNRAEEAAVLLQGALEKTPEANRLFYPLALAYRKLGEDERARQLLAWRGDVGIKPADPVIDSLEGLKTGERVHLLQGQSAFWVGRYAEAANQFRKALDINPDSIGGWIDLGSALGEMGNVDEAIGAFERAVELAPGNETALFNLGVLLSRRGEHDRAINYLSQAGQFAPADGQIRYELAQALRLAERWEDAILHFDVAIQAFPAREAPWLGKAQAQTRLDDLAGARKTLEDGLEQIPEGAVLAQALSRILASSPDPAVRDEERAFNLALNTFETRRELSDAEWVAEVLAEADRCEQAAEWLRKVLDEATQA from the coding sequence ATGAAGCGAGATTGGACTCTCTGGATCGCCCTACTGGTGCTATTTGGGGGGCTTGCCACCGTCACCAGGGCGCAAGACGAAAACGAAGAGGTAGCTCCGTCTCGAAGTCACGAAACCACGCTCCTTCCTGAGTTCGTGGTTCCTGCCGACACCGAGCCGGTCGTTGTCGATCAGCTGCGCGAGCTGCATCATTTCGCCGGAGAGATCTTGAGCGACTCGGCACGATCCGACGCAGACCGGGCCGAGGCGGTTGGCGAGCTCGGGCGCCACTACCACGCCTACGGATTCTCGCGGGAGGCGACGGACTGCTACGAGCTCGCCGGGACGCTCGCACCACGAGATTTCCGCTGGACTTATCTGCTGGGCTACCTGGCTCAGGGCGAAGGCCGACTCGAGGAAGCTCGTGGACGCTATGAGAAGGCCCTTTCGATCGTCCCGGGTGTATCTCCGACCTTGATCCGGCTGGCTGCTGTCTATGCTGAACTGGGAAACGCCGACAAGGCGGAATGGCTCTATCGCGAGGCCCTGAGGACCGATCCCGCCTCGTCGGCGGCCGAGGCCGGGCTGGGGGAGCTTCTCCTGGGTCAGAACCGGGCCGAGGAAGCCGCAGTCCTGCTCCAGGGGGCCCTCGAGAAGACGCCGGAAGCAAATCGCCTTTTCTACCCGCTGGCGTTGGCATACCGGAAACTGGGGGAGGACGAAAGAGCGCGCCAGCTTCTCGCATGGCGCGGTGACGTCGGCATCAAGCCCGCGGACCCGGTCATCGACTCGCTCGAAGGCTTGAAGACAGGGGAGCGAGTTCACCTCCTTCAGGGTCAATCGGCTTTCTGGGTAGGACGGTACGCGGAAGCCGCGAACCAGTTCCGGAAGGCGCTGGACATCAATCCCGACAGCATCGGGGGCTGGATCGATCTGGGGTCGGCCCTCGGCGAGATGGGCAATGTCGATGAAGCTATCGGCGCGTTCGAGCGGGCCGTCGAGCTGGCTCCCGGTAACGAGACCGCCTTGTTCAACCTGGGTGTCTTGCTCTCGCGCCGCGGTGAGCACGATCGAGCGATCAACTACCTCAGCCAAGCGGGCCAGTTTGCTCCCGCTGACGGCCAGATTCGCTACGAGCTTGCTCAGGCGTTGCGGCTGGCCGAACGTTGGGAGGATGCGATTCTGCACTTCGATGTCGCGATTCAAGCTTTTCCGGCCAGGGAGGCGCCCTGGCTCGGCAAGGCCCAGGCGCAGACGCGCTTGGACGACCTGGCCGGTGCTCGAAAGACACTCGAAGACGGTCTCGAGCAGATTCCCGAGGGCGCTGTGCTGGCCCAAGCCCTGTCGAGGATTTTGGCGTCTTCCCCGGACCCGGCGGTTCGGGATGAAGAGCGGGCGTTCAACTTGGCTCTGAATACCTTCGAAACTCGCAGGGAGCTCTCCGACGCCGAGTGGGTGGCTGAAGTGCTGGCCGAGGCAGATCGATGCGAGCAGGCGGCGGAGTGGCTGCGCAAGGTTCTGGACGAAGCGACTCAGGCCG